The following DNA comes from Papaver somniferum cultivar HN1 chromosome 4, ASM357369v1, whole genome shotgun sequence.
cacatatttcgagaaatatgtaagcaagttaaattcagctcgaaatatcaaatctgTATAATCGAAtgctatatagctatacgacttttgtctcaatataggagatagagtagaaaaagTCTTtccagtgatagatgagtttcagtctccacataccttttattgatgaagttccacaagctccccttagtagttcttcgtattcaattgatgaacgccgtgaagtctaaatctcaactacacaatctatcctagtccgatacatagctataagtagactaaaaatcaagacttatagttttgatcactaaacttaataaacaagcttgagataacaatgcttgcgagtttggtgatagacacatttttgtgtccgattaatctcgattctatatattgtttttgtacttattatggtgttttatttatttgtaggtatttttggccaataaacatttttggaaaaaattggctcgaaaagttgtcggaaagcacccggaggacatttgctattcggactctcactttggataaagggtaacctaattactaaggggcatcccatttccaggcagtttctaatcgcaccactgctctggataaggggcaaccatcttcaacatttcaaaaaccaggtttttggcgggaaaatagtgcagtgaagaacaattttggaaatcgtgattttgaggagtttgaggtcgattaaacctctgattctcATAGGATAggctccttatgggtctaggaatctgacatgggtgtttaaatcgattagactgggctcaatcgacggatttttctcacaacagaaaatatggaaagtcacgtgtgtgacctgttttagggaattttagagagattaaagcgttaTAAACCTTccaaaagatttgtatctatctaaggaagagttcaGAATAAAAAAGAAAGCTCAGAAActcgtagaaattctaaaacaagaaattgccgcaacttggccgtgaagagaaggaaagagattttggaagatttggaagatatttaatcggtatttttgatataaatagatgtattgggtcatatagaagaggtgtcgagagtttgggaacctaaggagagccagagaagaagaaatcagagctttaccaaactctgtttctgctgctgctgctgaagaagaagaacgcgaagaacattgacgcacgggaaacagttgcagaacagtgtcgttgtttaacagctaaagaacattaagctgtgcagggcagtcATATTCTAGGATCTTAAAATcaacgacaaagcaacagtttttctgtaacagttccattgtaccAGCTGtcttgcaacaccaatacactgttgcaaacagtctgtgttattacttttcactcttttaatcatcttttgagcaacaaacacatattttgagatcatgattagtatgaggagctaaaccccattgctgaggcgatagaggaagctatttttccaacaaaaagtggtatattctattttatctttttatttgcaataattatattattatttgccttgaactattattgaatatgatttttgtttgagtgattgtgatctattttgatggagtatgcttagttttaagacttttgatgattcatacttggtatttacaattattactattgaaaatctacttgttgcaatattttagaatcaaattaaacaagaaaattgcataaatataagtattggtttaatcactttgaacttggaaaatagtggaatcttagcctcagtgtttcttttagtattgatatcatctttgattgagtttgctataatttttagtgagttttctattttaatattagaatttaagtctcattaatatccttcacaagtctgagaatcgaaccacttttaccactatctacaaatcacatcatttggccgagcagtactctaacagttTCATAGATGTTATTATATACTAGTAGTAGTATGATTGGCATTTGGTTGGATGTGTTTGAAAGTATAGTCACACCTAGCCTTCCAAATGTACCAACAAGCAGTAGCATaaatattattgttgttgttAGTTGTTCCAGATATGAACCGGGAGTTTAACCAATCCATGAAGTTGGTGTTGCAATCAAACTTTCCATGGGAAGGTCCTAGTAGTAATTGCCAGACAGAGGTAGCAGCAAGACAATTATGGATCAAATGTGTCATAGTTTCCTCCCCACTATTGCATATCTTGCACATAGGTTAATGTAGTGGAGAATGCTAgcatttttagtattttctggtAATAATTCCATGAACATTTCCAAAGAAAGATCTGGATTATTGGAGCAATGTCCATTTTCCAGTACTGCTAGTCTGGACATCATTTCTGTAAAGATTATCCATTTTATCTCTGTAAAGATTATCCAGGATCTGTGAGATTCCACACAATATTATCCTCTTCCCAAGATGGGGAATAATCTTGTGGATGGCCTCAGCAGTTACAGTGTTGAACCAAGAATTGATTAGATTGTTATCCCATTGTCCAGTGATTGGTATCCCATTGTCCAGTTGGTAAAAGTAGGTGCTCAACCAAATTGAGATCTGATGGATAATTGGCAGGTCTAGAAACCGGGGAAGGGATGGTAGGAATCCAAACATCTTCCCATATTTTTATCTTCTTGCCATTACCAATTCTCCAAGAACTATTATCGTGAATATTATTTATGCCTTCCAGAATAccttccaaatccaagaatcTCCATTTTGGGTTTGATATCCATGTTGAGAACATTTTTACCAATGAGGTACTTTGGATCCATGAGCTGATACCATAAGGTGTCTTTATCCTTTTCCAATCTCCAACCAATTTTAGTGATCATGGAACTCTTAAATTGCTCCATATTCATGAATCGCAACCCTCCTAGATCCTTGGGTTTGGAAACTGCTGTCCAGGCTTTTGGGTAATAACCTTTGGATTTGTCTAGACTCTTGACCCAGAAGAAATCTCTTTGCAGCTTGTTTAAATATTGACAAGTTTTCTTTGGCAGTTTGAAATATATAGTTCATTTGATAAATACTGGTAGTTGATTTGATAAATACTGGTAGTTGATGTGACAGTGTTGATGAGAGCATGTCATCCAGAAGGATTAAGGGGACCATttttccatctaatcaatcttAGTTTGAGTTTATCAACTCCTTGTTTGAAATAGGTGACCTTGCTTATGATGGTAGTTAGAGTAGGATCAATGTTGTTACTGAAGAAAACACCTGATTTGCTGAAGTTAATTAGTTGTCCTGAAGTTCCACTGCAGATTTGGAATATGTCCATTAGGTTCTGATTTTCAATTCAAAATGTTGAAATTGTGCTCTTTTTCTTCCATCCAATTTTTTTCATCGGGTTTCATTCACCAGGTTTTAGTGGGGAAATTTATTCCACCAGGTGGTCATTCAGAGGAAGTTGTATTAATTCGATACCCACATTTGATTAGAGGAAGTTGTATTAATTCGATACCCACATTTGATTAGACAACGTACCCATCTCTTAGGAATTTTGATAAAGTTTCCATATACTAAGTGTTATATAGAGTCTTAAAACTGTGAAATTACACAAGCGAACGTCTCCTCTTTATttcataacaaaataaataatgttTTCCAGTTTACTTTATAGAAAGACTGGGAATTGAACTCTTGAAGTTCTACTTCTTCACAATCTAAAACTATTGGATTGAGCCTAAAACGCGATGTAAGAAGTACAGTATCTTTGGGCTTCAAGATGgtaatatttttcttttactATCCTGGGCTGGAGCCATGTTGCCAGGCTTCAAAGTCAGGCCTGATCAAATCTCCAAAAATATTTGAAATTTTAAAAGTGGATAAAAGCCAAGGACCGCAACTTCAACAAAAACAAGGATACGTGGAAATAGTAAATAAATTTCTTAAAAGTAGTTCTTTAGATCATACAAGTTTTACGTCACAACATCTGTTACATAAATGACAGGTGGTATGATCATAGAAAATTCACCGCAATCTCATCATATTCATACCATGAACAAAGAAACGGCAAAAAAGACAACAGCTACAATAAGACGTGGTCCATGAATACTCCCCACAGATTTATCATCCTTTGCGGCTGCTGCtggtgttgctgatgttgctgttgATCCACTTGGAGTAGTTGATGTAGCTACATATATAAATTTAAGAAAATTATTGTAAGTAAAGGAATTAAAattttaaatgaaaaaaaaatgcagAGATTACACATAATATAATACCTGGTGATGTTATATTTGTGAAAAATGCATAGTCAGGAGAAGTTGGAGATAAGTTGAGAAGTTCTGTCAAAATTAACAAACAACAAGCATCATATTATCAAACTAATTAATCCACCAGTATGTGTCGATTATCCGACAACTGAAAGTTCTAAAATCTCCCTAGGTTTAGAAAGTATATGAGAATATgaagaatgaaaaaagaaaatactAGTACTTACTGGGGCATTTGTCAACACTAGTATCAGCTAGTTTGCAAGCAGATGGGAGAGCAAGTAACCTGTCTTCTTTAAGACCCATATCCTTAAGTGAAGATTCACCCTTGTGAGTTTCCAAGATGATATAACATAAACAAACCGCCTGATGTTGTCTGATATCTTTCACAGCTGAGCAACAGTCCGGTGTCGGTGTTGGTCCTTTCCCTGTTGCAAACGTGAGACATGCACCTACTTTCCCAAACTGACTAGTACACTGCTCTtgaatattaggtggtgttgcaTCTGCTGATAAAGCTGGTTCAAGCATCATCAAACTGCATAACACAAACAAAGCTGCaaacatcctcatcatcataatatgatCTTCGTTAGATATACAGAAAGAGTACTGTTCTTATCTTCTGTTTagctgtatgaactttgatggagatgctcaaggaaaatatatatgaGTTTAATATAAATACTTAACAGATCATACAAGCATGGGTCTTGAAGGTGAGAGAGAATGGGAATAAATGGGGGTGGGATGGTGTGGTGAGGAGAGGTGCAATGAATTTTGGGAAGGTGGTTGCAAACTTTGCCATGACCTAATATTATTAATGAGGTCTCATATGTGGGTGGTAGATCAGATGTATGCAGTTGTGAAAACTTACCCTCAAAGTGGGAAAACCTTAGGGAGACTTTATGCATTTGTCAGTGGTCAGCAATTTCAGAAACTAGTTATGTCAAGTCAAGTACAACAGGCCATGAGGCTGGCTATGGGTGACTTGGTGTTTAATGAGCCTTTCCTTTGTGCTTGTGTGTAGCACATGCAATGTGACACTTGCAGTTTTATCATTTATATCCCCGCTGCAACTCTCATTACTTATTTTCAACGAACTTTATATATAGCACTTATattattttcacctcttgtaaaaaattgaaaatgaagaGAGTAGATAAGtgaaaaatgatttttttcaaCCACTTGTGCATTATTGAAAAATAAAAGCTACATTCATAAACTGAAAAAATTTAGAAGGAAAGGTTATCCAAATCGAAAGTTCTCGAGACAGCTTTGCACCAAGAATCCGCCCTTGTTTTCCTTTGCTCCTTACTCAAGTTGGGATGGAAAGTGGTGGTTTTCTCGTCACTACCTTGATCGGAAAAGACATCGTTTTCAGTCCAAACTCCGATGGCTAGTCCAGCGCCATATGCTGCTCCAAGAGCAGTTGTTTCAATGTTAGCTGGTCTCGCCACTGGACATCCCAACAAATCCACCTGAATTTGCATCAATAGGCTGTTAGCAGTCGCTCCGCCATCAACTCTGAGAATAAGATCACCATTCTCATCCTTCAATTCATCATTTTCGCCAGAATCCTTATGCATCGAGTCTACAACATCTTTAACCTGAAAACATATGCTCTCTAAAACGGAACGAGCGATGTGCGCTTTGTTAGTAAATCTTGTGATTCCGATACAAATTCCATGTGCATCGTCACGCCACCATGGAGCAAACAGGCCATTAAAAGCTGGGACAAAATACACTACGCCTGTGTTTTCAACTTCGTTTGCTAGTTCTTCGATCTCACCAGAACTTTGGATTATACCAAGACTATCTCGAAGCCACTGAACTGCCGCGCCAGCAATTGCAATTGAACCTTCTAACGCATAACTCGGCAGTGCATCAGGACCGAGTTTGTAAGCTAGAGTAGTCAGTAATACATTGGTTGAGGTGATCAATTCCTTGCCAGTATTCAACAATATAAATGCTCCGGTTCCGTACGTGCACTTCGCAACACCTTTCTTACATTCCTGTCCAAGCATTGCAGCATGTTGATCGCCAAGACATCCAGCAATTGGAACACCAATAGTTGGCCATCCTACTCCAGTTTTACCAATAACTTCAGAGTTACTAACAATTGAATTGAAGTACTTGTTGTTCCTTGATCAAGAGACCCAATAAAGATGCCTTCATTTGAATTAAAGTTTTCTTCTTTTCCATTCATTTTTCTCAATTcaggtgtgttttttttttctttttttttttttgagtgagaCTGCAAGAACAAACTGTTAGATGGGGATGCTCATTGCTCATATTTTAAGGAAATAAGTTTCTGATTTTTCTAATTTGTGACGTTATCATGTGATCCTTACTAGATTTCAGGTCATATACATATTGATGATAAAATGACCATTTGTTGCAAATCTTCGTCACCCATTTTGACAAAAGTACAACTCTGTTCTTTTATTCCAACCGATTTGTCATTCGCCTCATATACAACACAAGGGTACTCATAAGCCCAATACAAACACAAGGAAATAAGCCCAAGTTCAATAATTAGAGTACTCTAAAAATATATG
Coding sequences within:
- the LOC113274375 gene encoding non-specific lipid transfer protein GPI-anchored 1-like, with product MMMRMFAALFVLCSLMMLEPALSADATPPNIQEQCTSQFGKVGACLTFATGKGPTPTPDCCSAVKDIRQHQAVCLCYIILETHKGESSLKDMGLKEDRLLALPSACKLADTSVDKCPKLLNLSPTSPDYAFFTNITSPATSTTPSGSTATSATPAAAAKDDKSVGSIHGPRLIVAVVFFAVSLFMV
- the LOC113273312 gene encoding glycerol kinase-like, with the translated sequence MVQFAMTENAERDGVVLNQVIIQKRRIIAGTRNNKYFNSIVSNSEVIGKTGVGWPTIGVPIAGCLGDQHAAMLGQECKKGVAKCTYGTGAFILLNTGKELITSTNVLLTTLAYKLGPDALPSYALEGSIAIAGAAVQWLRDSLGIIQSSGEIEELANEVENTGVVYFVPAFNGLFAPWWRDDAHGICIGITRFTNKAHIARSVLESICFQVKDVVDSMHKDSGENDELKDENGDLILRVDGGATANSLLMQIQVDLLGCPVARPANIETTALGAAYGAGLAIGVWTENDVFSDQGSDEKTTTFHPNLSKEQRKTRADSWCKAVSRTFDLDNLSF